In a genomic window of Methanogenium sp. S4BF:
- a CDS encoding FlaD/FlaE family flagellar protein, translated as MAINQSQVDHIISSASADDPEVKLQNLQDEVDLLKKSIKRLLIDIRERMNEMENPFIVASMQTEVPKRSSVPEKLTEDLEEPVLKPEQTAVQPAMQPSSSAEPALQGNPEPWNTGAMQQSGILVPEGMPSHGFSQLSKDESLLLSLQRKMEELAPVDKDAPPEKVRLQKLHRLFEWTNKMVKKYGHDRLEIMIESYRTMGYISDDSYQQVNDIARLMPESLGESHEISSDEFVSELYVLNRILSPSDSSLDRDMIEVLMDMRAGQSSPEEQSGKIKTKLAKDEWIDMLDRI; from the coding sequence GTTCGGCCTCTGCTGACGATCCGGAGGTTAAGCTGCAGAACCTTCAGGACGAGGTTGATCTTCTCAAAAAATCTATAAAGCGACTCCTCATCGATATCCGGGAACGAATGAATGAAATGGAAAACCCGTTCATTGTCGCTTCTATGCAGACTGAAGTGCCAAAACGCAGTTCTGTGCCGGAGAAACTGACCGAGGATCTGGAAGAACCTGTACTGAAACCTGAGCAGACTGCAGTGCAGCCTGCGATGCAGCCGTCGTCGTCGGCAGAACCAGCGTTGCAGGGTAACCCTGAACCGTGGAATACCGGAGCGATGCAGCAATCCGGCATTCTGGTTCCAGAAGGCATGCCGTCTCACGGGTTTTCCCAGTTATCGAAGGATGAATCCCTGCTTCTTTCCCTGCAGCGAAAGATGGAGGAGCTCGCTCCCGTAGATAAGGATGCACCTCCTGAGAAGGTACGTCTCCAGAAACTTCACCGCCTGTTTGAATGGACCAATAAAATGGTCAAAAAATACGGGCATGACAGACTTGAAATCATGATTGAATCATACCGGACAATGGGGTATATCTCGGATGATTCCTATCAGCAGGTCAATGATATCGCCCGTCTCATGCCTGAGAGTCTGGGTGAATCCCATGAAATAAGCTCGGATGAATTCGTTTCCGAGCTGTATGTGCTCAACAGAATTCTGTCACCCAGTGATTCGTCACTGGACCGCGATATGATCGAAGTCCTCATGGATATGCGGGCCGGGCAGTCGTCACCGGAAGAACAATCCGGAAAAATCAAAACAAAACTGGCAAAAGATGAATGGATTGACATGCTTGACAGGATCTAA
- a CDS encoding flagellin yields the protein MSSETFTTAIFLITAIVAAAILVNAFFPVIYSATSTFTESSQSSDERLRTDLKIVNAYSAADGSSKIWIKNIGSIRIADTDISSSDVYFGIPGDFDYMINTAGVPSSGQWTFTIRDVGTANEYWDSGETVEITLAVDASTFSSGEYAYFQFVLPNGVSVSTQYTVS from the coding sequence ATGTCAAGTGAAACATTCACCACCGCAATATTTCTTATCACTGCCATTGTAGCTGCGGCAATACTGGTGAATGCTTTTTTTCCGGTTATTTATTCTGCAACCAGTACATTCACCGAATCGTCACAGAGTTCGGACGAACGGTTGCGGACCGATCTGAAGATTGTCAATGCATACTCTGCAGCAGACGGCAGTTCTAAAATCTGGATTAAAAATATCGGTTCAATCAGGATTGCTGACACGGATATCTCTTCATCGGATGTTTATTTTGGCATTCCGGGAGATTTTGATTACATGATCAATACTGCCGGGGTCCCTTCGTCCGGTCAGTGGACATTTACCATACGGGATGTCGGAACAGCAAATGAATACTGGGATTCGGGTGAAACAGTAGAAATCACGCTGGCAGTTGACGCCTCCACATTCTCATCGGGGGAGTATGCATATTTCCAGTTTGTACTGCCTAACGGTGTTTCTGTCTCAACCCAGTATACTGTATCATAA
- a CDS encoding flagellar protein FlaF — translation MGSASLIATAIALVLLIITAYVVVGGILATSDIVTMSQAERFRLQELRMHTSIDIFDITVSNETHTLDMIVNNSGNEKISQFKYMDIYMIYPGAQPILVPYTDTPGTDNTWYASQITPDVVHPNELDPGEAVTMTVTYTAGITPSWIKVATPNGVYDSAYVNT, via the coding sequence ATGGGAAGCGCAAGCCTTATTGCAACTGCTATTGCTCTGGTGCTCCTGATTATCACAGCATATGTCGTTGTCGGAGGAATACTCGCCACATCAGATATTGTGACAATGTCACAGGCAGAACGCTTCCGTCTTCAGGAACTGAGGATGCACACATCCATCGATATTTTTGATATCACGGTATCAAATGAAACACATACCCTCGATATGATTGTCAATAATAGCGGGAATGAGAAGATCTCGCAGTTTAAGTACATGGATATATATATGATCTATCCGGGAGCGCAACCAATACTGGTCCCGTACACCGATACGCCGGGAACAGATAATACCTGGTATGCGTCGCAGATAACACCGGATGTCGTCCATCCAAATGAGCTCGATCCGGGGGAGGCAGTGACGATGACCGTGACATATACCGCTGGAATCACTCCGTCATGGATAAAGGTCGCCACTCCGAACGGTGTATATGACTCCGCATATGTGAATACATAA